From the Solea senegalensis isolate Sse05_10M unplaced genomic scaffold, IFAPA_SoseM_1 scf7180000016069, whole genome shotgun sequence genome, the window TGGAGCTTTTTCACATTCTTGCTGCTCACATGTTGATTTAAAGGCACGCATGTGAGGAATGTGCATTTCACCGACCAACACTTTGACTCATGGTCATTTCCAGTGAGCGTCAGCCTTCGTCTCATTCTTTTAATCAAAGTAGAAAAGAGTCACGTCCAGCTCTCTCTTCATAAACCACTAATAATCATGTTTGAAATACAACCTTTAAAGAAGTGGCAGTGTACAAATATACAGTAGTCTCAGGTTATGATGAAGTAAAAGTACACCATTACACTGATACACTTCACTtcagggtcacagggggcgctcactccctggacagatggacagatcacagggacaaacaaccgtccAAAGTGTCTCATTGACCTCATCCCCATATcgcatgattttggactgtgggaggaaacccacgcacacacgaggagaacatgtgacctccTGCAGAAAgaccttgttctgaccggggcacaaacctgggtcttcctgctgcaaaggctagagtgctaaccactacaccaccgcgTTGCCTCTTGGCAATTACCTCTAATACTTATAGaagattcaaataaaataaaaactcactCATTGTGCAGTAGAAACGTTGATGTGGTACTTTTACTCACCACCGCAGCTGCTGCTGGTCTTACTTAGAGTAGAGCTTCATAGAGTTGAAAACAAGCTCACAGAGATTCAGAAGAGCTTTAATCGCTGATAAGATTAGGAATCAATGTTTGAAAAAACTAACAAGtatattattcaaaataaagttattattttactttttaagaaTGAGGCTCACAGTTTATGAGCTGTGATGGAAAACTTTGAAAGCTGATGAATGAAAAGACTAAAGAGGTTTTTCTCTCATGGATCTTAAGCTGCTTATGTCTGCAGGTCAAAGGTTGGATGGAGTTTACTTTGAAAGAATTTAAaactgtgatcatgtgatcgaTCGTCTCGTTCCATTATCACTGAATCAGTTCAACATTCACGCTAAAATCTTCTAATTctaatcatttattcatgttgttttatttgatgttgCTGTGCAAGTACAcctgtatttaaaatataactttaatattatataatataatgtaatatgatattatattatataatataatataatacaatataatataatacaatataataaatgtaatataatataataaatgtaatataataaaatttaatataatataatataataatgtaatataatataatataataaatgtaatataatataatataataaatgtaatataatgtaatataataaatgtaatataatataatataataaatgtaatataatataatataatataacataatataatataataaatgtaatataatgtaatataatgtaatataatataataaatgtaatataatataatataataaatgtaatataatataatataataaatgtaatataatataatataataaatgtaatataatataatataatgtaatataatgtaatataatataataaatgtaatataatataatataatacaatgtaatataatataatataataaatgtaatataatgtaatataataaatgtaatataatataatgtaatataatataatataatataataaatgtaatgtaatataatataatataataaatgtaatataatgtaatataataaatgtaatataatataataaatgtaatataatataataaatgtaatataatgtaatataatataataaatgtaatataatataatataataaatgtaatataatataatataataaatgtaatataatataatataataaatgtaatggGACAAATGAGTGACATTTAGTACAAaggttgacttgttttgtttgtgcgtTTCAGACGTTCAGGACTCACCATGTCTGATGGGGATTATGATTACCTCATCAAATTCTTAGCCCTCGGTGACTCTGGTGTGGGAAAAACCAGCTTCCTGTACCAATACACAGATGGCAAGTTTAACTCCAAGTTCATCACCACAGTGGGGATCGACTTCAGAGAAAAGAGAGTGGTAAGAACCgtcagaggagagaaagaaccatcagagaggaaagaaagaaccgtcagagaggagagaaagaaccgtcagagaggaaggaaagaaagaaagaaccagaggagagagaaagaaagaaagaaagaaagaaagaaccagagagaaagaaagaaagaaagaaagaaccgtcagagaggaaagaaagaaagaaagaaagaaagaaagaaccgTCAGAGAGGAAAGAACCGTTATAGCagttattaaatatatattatatataacatgtTCATGGTTTCATGTTCTCATGGTTTTATGTTCTCataatttcatgttttcacgTTGTCATGGTTTCATGTTCTCAAGTTTTCATGGTTTCATGTTCTCAtgatttcatgtgttcatgctcTGGGTCAAATGGAGACCGTTAGAAATGTCTTATCTGCTCTGACTTAACCATCAGCTTTAAACTTTCACGTTCACCTCGTCATCCTAAAATAGGACATCCCATAATACTTTATTATcagaacatgtttgtttacaaaaagTTTAAGAACAGAAAAAACTACAGACATTAAACTTTAccgacacagacacaggtgacGTTCAAGACTCTTCATCTCCACACAGGAAATAGATCCTCTGTTCAATCATCTTCGTCGCTCAGTGTCAGGGATTATTGATATGAATGagttttgacctttgaccttctgtcagcagcagctttcTTTAAACTGATACACAAGCAGAGGCACAGGCAGTCGTTTGCTTGCTCTGCTCAATCAAATCTATTTAtttgatgatgaagaagattGGATGGAGGGGCGTGGCCATGTTACTAAAGTACACTCTGAAGCAATGGCtcatgttttcagacatgagCCATTGCTTCAGCTTTGTTGGAGTTCATGTGAAGTAacgtgtgtctcacacacaggtCTACAAGTCCAGAGATGCAGATGGATCTTCAGGGAGAGGACAGAAGATCCACATGCAGCTGTGGGACACAGCAGGACAGGAGAGGTACGTGAAACACGGTTGTCTTTAACGCAATTCTTTCCATTCACCATTaacggtttgtttttttccctggaTTCTTTTAGGTTTCGGAGTTTGACGACTGCCTTCTTCAGAGATGCCATGGGTTTCCTTTTACTGTTCGACCTCACAAATGAGCAGAGTTTCCTCAACGTCAGGAACTGGATGAGTAAgtcgtcaaaaaaaaaagattcaaactctgaaactgaaaaccaaggaggagaggagaggagaggagaggagtgtgCTGTTGTCAAATATCTTATAACGTTAATGACAGTtccatttgttgtgtttgtctgtaaCAGTCTCCTCTACTTACATACTTTTCTCTCTGCATCGTGTGTGTTCTTCAGGTCAGTTACAGATTCACGCGTACTGTGAGAATCCAGACAT encodes:
- the rab27a gene encoding ras-related protein Rab-27A isoform X1, which gives rise to MSHEDVQKTGEGRRSGLTMSDGDYDYLIKFLALGDSGVGKTSFLYQYTDGKFNSKFITTVGIDFREKRVVYKSRDADGSSGRGQKIHMQLWDTAGQERFRSLTTAFFRDAMGFLLLFDLTNEQSFLNVRNWMSQLQIHAYCENPDIVLCGNKCDLSDQRAVREEEARELAEKYGVPYFETSAANGDNVNQAVDVLLDLIMKRMERCVDKSWIPDGTVRTNGPLHSDLSENSEGNKCAC
- the rab27a gene encoding ras-related protein Rab-27A isoform X2; this encodes MSDGDYDYLIKFLALGDSGVGKTSFLYQYTDGKFNSKFITTVGIDFREKRVVYKSRDADGSSGRGQKIHMQLWDTAGQERFRSLTTAFFRDAMGFLLLFDLTNEQSFLNVRNWMSQLQIHAYCENPDIVLCGNKCDLSDQRAVREEEARELAEKYGVPYFETSAANGDNVNQAVDVLLDLIMKRMERCVDKSWIPDGTVRTNGPLHSDLSENSEGNKCAC